A window from Purpureocillium takamizusanense chromosome 3, complete sequence encodes these proteins:
- a CDS encoding uncharacterized protein (COG:S~EggNog:ENOG503P4VB), protein MRRLPYLPAHDPRHRAAALALYRALIRSARQVPLPKDLLHSQPAASSGSSTPSSRGGPIGEVVRRRVAGNRGYTSLRLVFASLAAGYRFLGVLARARDAASPENAQLVAHIRATAQRRDNDAAAAAESRSRRRGAPFVPEPLPEPLLVNVAPPGHPPEYVSSTLPRPRATLGGSSSAPRRVPSLCITSDGQPFLRISKPQPRALSRMVGRKGLFFQRHILKIVEIDEDLMPAAKLEDEWDGHVAKLMRLEGVTPVELEDANMPGGQYGASHGGTAKSVAADTSSYSWSVQITRLWWEWRIEQMWQDWTARGTALTRIVEEERALAEMERKDDRNNNNSVEDQSRQAAREAPQAHADPDPPNAKTTRPTTRDDDDSSSSSSTLPNVAEYAAPPDPLASAIRSRLGHAGVAQLNGKDPFLSPAWATLVDVTRPRITRWLVGGAAGRKPGDVTAR, encoded by the coding sequence CCCTCCCCAAGGACCTCCTCCATTCCCAaccagcagccagcagcggcagtagCACACCCTCTTCCCGAGGCGGCCCAATCGGCGAGGTGGtgaggcggcgcgtcgcgggCAACCGTGGCTACACCAgcctgcgcctcgtcttcgcctccctggccgccggATACCGgttcctcggcgtcctcgcccgcgcccgcgacgccgcctcgcccgagaacgcgcagctcgtcgcgcacATCCGCGCCACCGCGCAACGAcgcgacaacgacgccgccgccgccgccgagtcccgttcccgtcgccgcggagcGCCTTTTGTCCCGGAGCCGCTCCCGGAGccgctcctcgtcaacgtcgcgccgccgggccaccCGCCCGAGTACGTCTCCTCGACGCtcccgcggccgcgggccaCGCTCGGCGGTTCTTCTtccgccccgcgccgcgtcccgtcCCTGTGCATTACTTCCGACGGCCAGCCGTTTCTGCGCATATCCAAGCCGCAGCCCCGCGCGCTGAGCCGCATGGTCGGTCGCAAGGGCCTTTTCTTCCAGCGCCACATCCTCAAGATCGTCGAgatcgacgaggacctcatgcccgccgccaagctcgaggacgagtggGACGGGCACGTCGCCAAGCTGATGCGCCTCGAAGGCGTCACTCCCGTGGAGTTGGAGGACGCCAATATGCCCGGCGGACAGTACGGGGCCAGCCACGGTGGAACAGCCAAATCCGTAGCGGCGGACACCTCGTCGTACAGCTGGAGCGTGCAGATAACGCGCCTGTGGTGGGAATGGCGCATCGAGCAGATGTGGCAGGACTGGACCGCGCGCGGCACTGCCCTAActcgcatcgtcgaggaggagcgcgccctcgccgagatggAAAGAAAAGACGACAGAAACAATAACAACAGTGTCGAAGACCAGAGCAGGCAGGCTGCTCGCGAAGCCCCTCAGGCTCACGCAGATCCCGATCCGCCAAACGCCAAGACCACCAGACCGACGacccgcgacgacgacgacagcagcagcagcagcagcaccctgCCCAACGTCGCCGAGTATGCGGCCCCGCCAGACCCCCTAGCATCGGCCATCAGGTCCCGTCTTGGCCACGCAGGCGTCGCCCAGCTCAATGGCAAGGACCCGTTCCTGTCGCCCGCGTGGGCaacgctcgtcgacgtgacTCGGCCGCGGATAACGAGGTGGCTTGTAGGCGGTGCGGCAGGGCGGAAACCCGGCGATGTGACTGCCCGttag
- a CDS encoding uncharacterized protein (EggNog:ENOG503P0ZD~COG:T), whose product MGDRRNGWTTVGHGLPLGQHQYGRVWEAEQELRERETIASWDRDEHWPGIDRPLFSGPDAKRFDNRLVKVEDLGFGAFGRVEKVMHGTVCLARKRIIRRRGFTIEDLRQEGLTMRRLDHRHVVKLVATYAPRSHELCLLIWPAAVCNLSSLLEDIEMLRLRDGDRDDIIERLRTLDIRDLSAVEPPSTNQSFQSDDKCPFDFLRTVMGCAARAMAHCHANDVRHLDIKPTNILLRPDRVYLADFGISRDVSGQDQTTTDGLPGTEKWRAPELYSGRGSSMQLSDMYSLGLVYMNVATVLYNVRLGEFDEVLRYTPGKSREEQLRIREDKIWNFLQKLRAHALVTPPFMFTYEGQETVRPRPVVQLIEQMVATEPRKRPSADKTDEKLSMIGGIRQIYHAECCKQPMSWVEDKWDRKLAVLSQLRSGNDVLRTRVRELEGRDETYEARLENERNLHRQDVERLQVLLREAEEKCQRLEQALTSRRGSHGHGARPNAATRPVMPGVRRSGGAVGLGVTTTTRSTPTTPAAVRPAMQPSSQSTQQLPRSTPPWGVRRTSLAQAPPASPMGTAQSPAQRSPSVTNLAGYQLRSRGSGSRLPLPVTPNSRSGTPALARDQSMTDSSMASSVFSRHSVETAPTPANNSPQLQRTTPGREGGGGGGSGGIPPQQPEEEEEEQWTALPAQQQRSPSPTESRRRASSVAQNAPRPPPPPRVATPSPPGSPVLSMTGAAAASVMSSPRTLRSELLSDAGSDANSTARPVAVPSLQSSRSWAEVVSRPERRRPQPSRRA is encoded by the exons ATGGGCGACCGACGGAACGGGTGGACGACcgtcggccacgggctcCCCCTTGGCCAGCATCAATATGGGCGCGTCTGggaggccgagcaggagctccGGGAGCGCGAGACCATTGCCTCGTGGGACAGAGATGAGCATTGGCCTGGCAT CGACAGGCCGCTCTTCAGCGGGCCCGACGCGAAGCGATTCGACAACCgcctcgtcaaggtcgaggacctcggcttcggcgccttTGGCCGCGTCGAAAAGGTCATGCACGGCACCGTCTGCCTCGCCCGCAAGCGcatcatccgccgccgcggcttcaCCATTGAGGACCTGCGCCAGGAGGGCCTCACCATGCGCAGGCTCGACCACCGCCACGtcgtcaagctcgtcgccaccTACGCGCCGCGCTCCCACGAGCTGTGTCTACTGAtatggcccgccgccgtctgcaaCCTCAGCAgcctcctcgaggacatTGAGATGCTGCGCCTACGGGACGGCGAtcgcgacgacatcatcgagAGGCTCCGCACGCTCGATATCCGCGACTtgagcgccgtcgagcccccGTCCACGAACCAGAGCTTCCAGTCAGACGACAAGTGCCCCTTTGACTTCCTGAGGACGGTCATGGGCTGTGCtgcgcgcgccatggcccaCTGCCACGCCAATGACGTGCGCCACCTCGACATCAAGCCGACCAACATCCTCCTTCGGCCAGATCGAGTATACCTGGCCGACTTTGGCATCTCCCGGGACGTCAGCGGCCAGGACCAGACGACAACCGACGGGCTACCAGGCACGGAGAAGTGGCGCGCACCGGAGCTGTacagcggccgcggctcaAGCATGCAACTCTCCGACATGTATTCTCTCGGCCTCGTGTACATGAATGTTGCCACCGTCCTGTACAATGTGCGCTTGGGCGAGTTCGATGAAGTCCTCAGATACACCCCCGGCAAGAGTCGTGAAGAACAGCTCAGGATACGCGAGGACAAGATCTGGAACTTCCTCCAAAAGCTGAGGgcccacgccctcgtcaCACCGCCCTTCATGTTCACATACGAGGGCCAGGAGACGGTGCGGCCACGGCCTGTCGTGCAGCTCATCGAGCAAATGGTTGCCACGGAGCCGCGCAAGCGCCCGTCTGCCGACAAGACAGACGAGAAGCTGTCCATGATTGGCGGCATCCGCCAGATATACCACGCCGAGTGCTGCAAGCAGCCCATGTCGTGGGTCGAGGACAAGTGGGACAGGAAGCTCGCGGTTCTCTCTCAGCTGcgcagcggcaacgacgTGCTACGGACTCGTGTCagggagctcgagggccgcgacgagacgTACGAGGCGCGGCTCGAGAACGAGCGCAACCTGCACCGCCAggacgtcgagcgcctccaAGTCCTCCTCcgggaggccgaggagaagtGCCAGAGGCTGGAACAGGCACTGACGTCTCGACGAGGGTcgcacggccatggcgcccgtcccaacgccgccacgAGGCCGGTCATGCCGGGAGTCAGGCGCTCTggaggcgccgtcggcctcggagtgaccacgacgacgcgctccacgcccacgacgcccgccgccgtgaggcCCGCCATGCAGCCGTCGTCACAGTCAACACAGCAACTGCCGAGGAGCACGCCCCCGTGGGGAGTCCGCAGAACGTCCCTCGCGCAGGCCCCTCCGGCGAGCCCCATGGGCACCGCCCAGTCCCCCGCGCAGCGATCCCCCAGCGTGACCAATCTCGCCGGCTACCAGCTCCGTTCCAGAGGATCCGGGTCGAGGCTCCCCCTGCCCGTCACGCCCAACAGTCGCAGCGGCAcgcccgcgctcgcccgcgaccagAGCATGACGGACAGCAGcatggcctcgtccgtcTTCTCGCGCCACAGTGTCGAgacggcgcccacgcccgccaacaacagcccCCAGCTGCAGCGCACCACGCCGGGtcgcgaaggcggcggcggcggcggcagcggcggcattccgccccagcagccagaagaggaggaggaggagcagtgGACTGCACTACCcgcacagcagcagaggtccccgtcgccgaccgagtcccgccggcgggcgtccaGCGTGGCTCAGAACGccccccgtccgccgccgccgccgcgagtgGCGACGCCATCCCCGCCCGGTAGCCCCGTGCTGTCCatgacgggcgccgccgccgcgtccgtcATGTCCTCGCCCCGCACGCTCCGCTCCGAGCTGCTCTCCGACGCGGGCAGCGACGCCAACTCGAcggcccgccccgtcgccgtgccgtcgctgcagtcgtcgaggagctgggcggAAGTGGTCTCTAGGCcggagaggcggcgcccgcagccCAGCAGACGTGCCTGA
- a CDS encoding uncharacterized protein (TransMembrane:14 (i86-111o123-141i153-172o178-203i210-231o243-263i284-303o309-330i351-372o392-410i417-437o443-460i481-503o555-576i)~EggNog:ENOG503NUAW~COG:U) yields METDEKPRPVPAPQPQQHLPTALGLGGHDDSDEQAAAAAAAAIPSKHASADPTTDSDLETAVNKGATPAATAGDDGRKYLAGVQMWLIMSSLITASFLVLLDSAIVATAIPKITSQFHSLEDISWYGSAFQLASAAMQPLVGKIYTQFRLKHVYLAFFFIFELGSLICGVATSSTMLIVGRAVAGIGVAGVFAGALIIIGVAVRPEQRAFLTGICIGCAQLGVVIGPLIGGALTEKVSWRWCFYINLPLGAIVLGGTVFVTIADQTTIRPVRAVLPTLHRSLDLIGFLLLSPSAVMLLLALQWGGSIHAWSSATIIGLFCGSGVLFLVFVAWEWRKGPDALIPTPVVRNRIVVAACFVAMTVMGATFLTSYWMPVYFQTVRGETPLTSGVYMLPNILPSLVVGVLTGFLIGKVGYYLPFAVVGGALTSVATGLLSTLQPDSSTGHWVGFQVLLGVARGLVQQTSFIAIPHATTPALVPTAMSMSIFCQYMGGAVFLSLANVIFSSSLRSELPIEAPGVDPRLIIEAGAYAVRDVGIPADLLPGVLRAYCTSVNRVFYLSSAVSVLLFVTACCSGWVDTRKKSEAATDGDETSEEQSVSEKTQVKEGGV; encoded by the exons ATGGAAACGGACGAGAAGCCGAGGCCGGTCCCTgcaccgcagccgcagcagcacctccccacggcgctcggcctcggcggccacgacgataGCGAtgagcaagcagcagcagcagcagcagcagcaattcCCAGCAAACATGCGAGCGCCGACCCGACCACTGACTCGGACCTCGAGACCGCCGTCAACAAgggcgccacgcccgcggcgacagcgggtgatgatgggcgcAAGTACCTGGCCGGTGTTCAGATGTGGCTGATCATGAGCTCGCTCATCACCGCCAGCTTCCTGGTCCTGCTCGACAGTGCCATTGTCGCGACG GCAATCCCCAAAATAACCTCGCAGTTTCACTCCCTCGAGGACATTAGCTGGTATGGCTCCGCCTTTCAGTTGGCAAG CGCGGCTATGCAGCCGCTCGTCGGCAAGATCTACACCCAGTTCCGCCTCAAGCATGTATAcctggccttcttcttcatcttcgaGCTCGGCTCGCTCATCTGCGGCGTCGCCACGTCCTCCACCatgctcatcgtcggccgcgccgtcgccggcatcggcgtcgcgggtgtcttcgccggcgccctcatTATCATTGGGGTCGCCGTGAGGCCAGAGCAGAGAGCTT TCTTGACCGGTATTTGCATTGGCT GCGCTCAGTTGGGCGTCGTAATCGGGCCCCTCATCGGGGGCGCGCTCACCGAAAAGGTCTCTTGGCGATGGT GCTTCTACATCAACCtccccctcggcgccatcgtcctcggcggcaccgtcttcgtcaccatcgccgaccAGACCACCAtccgccccgtccgcgccgtcctccCCACGCTCCaccgcagcctcgacctcATCGGCTTCCTGCTGCTCTCCCCCTCGGCCGTCATGCTGCTCCTTGCCCTGCAGTggggcggcagcatccaCGCCTGGTCCagcgccaccatcatcggcctCTTCTGCGGCTCGGGtgtcctcttcctcgtcttcgtcgcctgGGAATGGCGCAAGGGCCCCGACGCCCTCATCCCCACCCCCGTCGTCCGTAaccgcatcgtcgtggcTGCCTGCTTTGTCGCTATGACCGTCATGGGCGCCACGTTCCTCACCTCCTACTGGATGCCCGTCTACTTCCAGACGGTGCGCGGAGAGACACCCCTCACCAGCGGCGTGTATATGCTGCCTAACATCTTGCCATCTCTCGTGGTGGGCGTCCTCACGGGCTTTCTAA TCGGCAAGGTCGGCTATTACCTTCccttcgccgtcgtcggcggcgccctcaccTCCGTCGCCACCGGCCTCCTGTCGACGCTCCAGCCCGACTCCTCCACGGGCCACTGGGTCGGCTTTcaggtcctcctcggcgtcgcgcgcggcctcgtccagcagaCGAGCTTCATCGCCATCCCGCAcgccaccacgcccgccctcgtccccaccgccatgtccatgtccatcTTCTGCCAGtacatgggcggcgccgtcttcctctcCCTCGCAAACGTCATATTCAGCTCCAGCCTGCGCTCCGAGCTGCCCATCGAGGCCCCCGGCGTCGACCCCCGGCTCAtcatcgaggccggcgcctacgccgtccgcgacgtcggcatcCCCGCCGACCTCCTGCCCGGCGTGCTGCGCGCCTACTGCACCAGCGTGAACCGCGTCTTCTACCTTTCCTCTGCTGTGTCCGTCCTGCTCTTCGtgacggcctgctgctccggctGGGTCGATACGCGCAAGAAGAGCGAGGCCGCcacggacggcgacgagacgtcCGAGGAGCAGTCTGTATCGGAAAAGACGCAAGTCAAAGAAGGAGGGGTGTGA
- a CDS encoding uncharacterized protein (TransMembrane:12 (i17-36o42-67i74-95o107-127i148-167o173-194i215-236o256-274i281-301o307-324i345-367o419-440i)~EggNog:ENOG503NUAW~COG:U), with amino-acid sequence MQPLVGKIYTQFRLKHVYLAFFFIFELGSLICGVATSSTMLIVGRAVAGIGVAGVFAGALIIIGVAVRPEQRAFLTGICIGCAQLGVVIGPLIGGALTEKVSWRWCFYINLPLGAIVLGGTVFVTIADQTTIRPVRAVLPTLHRSLDLIGFLLLSPSAVMLLLALQWGGSIHAWSSATIIGLFCGSGVLFLVFVAWEWRKGPDALIPTPVVRNRIVVAACFVAMTVMGATFLTSYWMPVYFQTVRGETPLTSGVYMLPNILPSLVVGVLTGFLIGKVGYYLPFAVVGGALTSVATGLLSTLQPDSSTGHWVGFQVLLGVARGLVQQTSFIAIPHATTPALVPTAMSMSIFCQYMGGAVFLSLANVIFSSSLRSELPIEAPGVDPRLIIEAGAYAVRDVGIPADLLPGVLRAYCTSVNRVFYLSSAVSVLLFVTACCSGWVDTRKKSEAATDGDETSEEQSVSEKTQVKEGGV; translated from the exons ATGCAGCCGCTCGTCGGCAAGATCTACACCCAGTTCCGCCTCAAGCATGTATAcctggccttcttcttcatcttcgaGCTCGGCTCGCTCATCTGCGGCGTCGCCACGTCCTCCACCatgctcatcgtcggccgcgccgtcgccggcatcggcgtcgcgggtgtcttcgccggcgccctcatTATCATTGGGGTCGCCGTGAGGCCAGAGCAGAGAGCTT TCTTGACCGGTATTTGCATTGGCT GCGCTCAGTTGGGCGTCGTAATCGGGCCCCTCATCGGGGGCGCGCTCACCGAAAAGGTCTCTTGGCGATGGT GCTTCTACATCAACCtccccctcggcgccatcgtcctcggcggcaccgtcttcgtcaccatcgccgaccAGACCACCAtccgccccgtccgcgccgtcctccCCACGCTCCaccgcagcctcgacctcATCGGCTTCCTGCTGCTCTCCCCCTCGGCCGTCATGCTGCTCCTTGCCCTGCAGTggggcggcagcatccaCGCCTGGTCCagcgccaccatcatcggcctCTTCTGCGGCTCGGGtgtcctcttcctcgtcttcgtcgcctgGGAATGGCGCAAGGGCCCCGACGCCCTCATCCCCACCCCCGTCGTCCGTAaccgcatcgtcgtggcTGCCTGCTTTGTCGCTATGACCGTCATGGGCGCCACGTTCCTCACCTCCTACTGGATGCCCGTCTACTTCCAGACGGTGCGCGGAGAGACACCCCTCACCAGCGGCGTGTATATGCTGCCTAACATCTTGCCATCTCTCGTGGTGGGCGTCCTCACGGGCTTTCTAA TCGGCAAGGTCGGCTATTACCTTCccttcgccgtcgtcggcggcgccctcaccTCCGTCGCCACCGGCCTCCTGTCGACGCTCCAGCCCGACTCCTCCACGGGCCACTGGGTCGGCTTTcaggtcctcctcggcgtcgcgcgcggcctcgtccagcagaCGAGCTTCATCGCCATCCCGCAcgccaccacgcccgccctcgtccccaccgccatgtccatgtccatcTTCTGCCAGtacatgggcggcgccgtcttcctctcCCTCGCAAACGTCATATTCAGCTCCAGCCTGCGCTCCGAGCTGCCCATCGAGGCCCCCGGCGTCGACCCCCGGCTCAtcatcgaggccggcgcctacgccgtccgcgacgtcggcatcCCCGCCGACCTCCTGCCCGGCGTGCTGCGCGCCTACTGCACCAGCGTGAACCGCGTCTTCTACCTTTCCTCTGCTGTGTCCGTCCTGCTCTTCGtgacggcctgctgctccggctGGGTCGATACGCGCAAGAAGAGCGAGGCCGCcacggacggcgacgagacgtcCGAGGAGCAGTCTGTATCGGAAAAGACGCAAGTCAAAGAAGGAGGGGTGTGA
- a CDS encoding uncharacterized protein (COG:S~EggNog:ENOG503P39Q) gives MALVATHAVVHQALSFQPRPSGALGNMQATTDLSILGAQQYDLAGAFPAEQPDAPQRVPRSAKGATATTGKRAKPDLNADGNDNEEEEEEEGRKKRSRGRPRLDTKDETAADRRRTQIRLAQRAYRHRKDTAISSLEQKVKELEKANAAMSKEFGDFYKLLMADGGVAAAPQVALRLRSIADNLLSPSTAQDGSVGSDRSQSADTEDQADPPLPARQNSGSSSEYSRFEPPPPTITHPQPYSQGGSVDISPSAPAVHMPSSLSYEVVTQPTPNNASFPFYASMEPSSSQFVGHLPSPDPYTSLPPPPSYAAHEATFGRRVQRATLEAGLRLISMSNPPPERYAAVFGFCLFFESRDAIIGRLSLALTRSRQEGLSHWRAPFTNLGGAGTFFLDKSSGVPSADGSDDGLLPIGNQGTREYFRPAEMTGFSMGPFGAEVEETRDERLDHRMRMLYPGFEGNFFDADEVETYLRHIGITIPQSADFVEAEINVDELQDDTAPIPRQSLSREPSAFGNASMFSSESGYGSVDSGSAGPGTWGNNSPRSVHHGLSAADIQATTRPMSTILHNNVTTGAMDFPHGLTSFICPPGLEGMWQPTPAWSRAKITVDVNMLVKEIVGTSVCLGRTPGVRRKDVNRAVKLAAGLVAAH, from the exons ATGGCCTTAGTAGCCACCCACGCCGTGGTTCACCAGGCCTTGTCATTTCAACCCCGCCCGTCAGGGGCCCTCGGCAATATGCAAGCGACGACCGATCTTTCCATCCTTGGCGCTCAGCAGTACGATCTCGCAGGAGCCTTTCCCGCGGAGCAGCCGGACGCCCCGCAAAGAGTACCCAGGTCAGCCAAAGGTGCCACAGCGACGACCGGAAAGCGGGCCAAGCCCGACTTGAATGCCGATGGCAACGACaatgaggaggaggaggaggaggagggcaggaAGAAGCGGTCTAGAGGTCGGCCGCGGCTCGACACCAAGGATGAAACGGCCGCAGATCGCCGACGCACGCAGATTAGGCTCGCTCAGAGAGCTTACCGTCATCGCAAGGACACTGCCATATCCTCGCTTGAGCAaaaggtcaaggagctcgaAAAGGCCAACGCAGCCATGAGCAAGGAATTTGGCGACTTTTACAAACTTCTCATGGCAGATGGAGGggttgccgctgctcctcaaGTTGCACTTCGTCTCAGATCGATTGCGGACAAtctgctgtcgccgtcgacagctCAGGACGGTTCGGTTGGCAGTGATAGATCTCAGTCTGCCGATACGGAGGACCAGGCAGATCCGCCGCTTCCTGCCCGTCAGAACTCCGGCTCCAGCTCTGAATACTCGAGATTCGAACCGCCACCTCCAACCATCACTCACCCCCAGCCGTATTCTCAAGGCGGGTCGGTCGATATCTCGCCGTCAGCCCCCGCGGTCCATATGCCAAGCTCATTGTCCTACGAGGTCGTCACGCAGCCCACTCCGAACAATGCATCCTTTCCATTTTATGCCTCTATGGAACCATCTTCATCTCAGTTCGTTGGGCACCTACCTAGCCCTGACCCCTACACCTcactgccaccgccaccatcatACGCAGCCCATGAGGCAACATTTGGTCGTCGGGTCCAACGAGCCACTCTAGAGGCTGGCTTGCGCTTGATATCGATGTCTAATCCGCCGCCAGAGCGGTACGCTGCCGTGTTCGGCTTCTGTCTCTTCTTCGAATCCCGTGATGCCATCATTGGCCGCCTGAGCCTAGCTCTTACTCGGTCACGGCAGGAGGGCCTAAGCCATTGGAGAGCTCCCTTCACCAACCTCGGAGGCGCGGGCACCTTCTTCCTCGATAAGTCTAGCGGTGTGCCGTCGGCGGATGGTTCGGATGACGGATTGTTGCCTATCGGGAATCAGGGCACCCGCGAATATTTTCGACCAGCGGAAATGACTGGCTTCTCCATGGGTCCTTTCGGTGCCGAAGTCGAAGAAACTCGTGACGAACGGCTAGATCATCGTATGCGCATGCTGTATCCAGGATTTGAGGGCAACTTCTTCGACGCGGATGAGGTTGAAACGTATCTGCGTCACATCGGGATCACCATACCGCAGAGTGCCGAtttcgtcgaggccgagataAATGTCGACGAGCTACAAGATGACACAGCACCAATTCCGAGGCAATCTTTGTCTCGTGAACCTAGTGCATTCGGCAACGCAAGCATGTTTTCATCTGAGTCTGGTTACGGGAGCGTCGACAGTGGATCCGCCGGACCTGGGACCTGGGGAAACAACAGCCCCAGATCAGTCCACCATGGTTTGTCTGCAGCGGATATACAAGCAACCACGCGACCCATGTCGACCATCCTCCATAATAACGTGACGACCGGCGCCATGGATTTTCCACATGGCCTCACCTCCTTCATCTGCCCTCCGGGTCTGGAAGGAATGTGgcagccgacgccggcctggtcGAGAGCCAAGATTACGGTGGATGTGAATATGCTGGTGAAAG AAATCGTGGGCACATCTGTTTGCCTAGGCAGGACACCTGGGGTGCGACGAAAGGACGTCAACCGGGCAGTGAAGCTTGCTGCCGGACTAGTCGCCGCTCACTAA
- a CDS encoding uncharacterized protein (COG:S~EggNog:ENOG503P39Q), giving the protein MALVATHAVVHQALSFQPRPSGALGNMQATTDLSILGAQQYDLAGAFPAEQPDAPQRVPRSAKGATATTGKRAKPDLNADGNDNEEEEEEEGRKKRSRGRPRLDTKDETAADRRRTQIRLAQRAYRHRKDTAISSLEQKVKELEKANAAMSKEFGDFYKLLMADGGVAAAPQVALRLRSIADNLLSPSTAQDGSVGSDRSQSADTEDQADPPLPARQNSGSSSEYSRFEPPPPTITHPQPYSQGGSVDISPSAPAVHMPSSLSYEVVTQPTPNNASFPFYASMEPSSSQFVGHLPSPDPYTSLPPPPSYAAHEATFGRRVQRATLEAGLRLISMSNPPPERYAAVFGFCLFFESRDAIIGRLSLALTRSRQEGLSHWRAPFTNLGGAGTFFLDKSSGVPSADGSDDGLLPIGNQGTREYFRPAEMTGFSMGPFGAEVEETRDERLDHRMRMLYPGFEGNFFDADEVETYLRHIGITIPQSADFVEAEINVDELQDDTAPIPRQSLSREPSAFGNASMFSSESGYGSVDSGSAGPGTWGNNSPRSVHHGLSAADIQATTRPMSTILHNNVTTGAMDFPHGLTSFICPPGLEGMWQPTPAWSRAKITVDVNMLVKGRANSCG; this is encoded by the coding sequence ATGGCCTTAGTAGCCACCCACGCCGTGGTTCACCAGGCCTTGTCATTTCAACCCCGCCCGTCAGGGGCCCTCGGCAATATGCAAGCGACGACCGATCTTTCCATCCTTGGCGCTCAGCAGTACGATCTCGCAGGAGCCTTTCCCGCGGAGCAGCCGGACGCCCCGCAAAGAGTACCCAGGTCAGCCAAAGGTGCCACAGCGACGACCGGAAAGCGGGCCAAGCCCGACTTGAATGCCGATGGCAACGACaatgaggaggaggaggaggaggagggcaggaAGAAGCGGTCTAGAGGTCGGCCGCGGCTCGACACCAAGGATGAAACGGCCGCAGATCGCCGACGCACGCAGATTAGGCTCGCTCAGAGAGCTTACCGTCATCGCAAGGACACTGCCATATCCTCGCTTGAGCAaaaggtcaaggagctcgaAAAGGCCAACGCAGCCATGAGCAAGGAATTTGGCGACTTTTACAAACTTCTCATGGCAGATGGAGGggttgccgctgctcctcaaGTTGCACTTCGTCTCAGATCGATTGCGGACAAtctgctgtcgccgtcgacagctCAGGACGGTTCGGTTGGCAGTGATAGATCTCAGTCTGCCGATACGGAGGACCAGGCAGATCCGCCGCTTCCTGCCCGTCAGAACTCCGGCTCCAGCTCTGAATACTCGAGATTCGAACCGCCACCTCCAACCATCACTCACCCCCAGCCGTATTCTCAAGGCGGGTCGGTCGATATCTCGCCGTCAGCCCCCGCGGTCCATATGCCAAGCTCATTGTCCTACGAGGTCGTCACGCAGCCCACTCCGAACAATGCATCCTTTCCATTTTATGCCTCTATGGAACCATCTTCATCTCAGTTCGTTGGGCACCTACCTAGCCCTGACCCCTACACCTcactgccaccgccaccatcatACGCAGCCCATGAGGCAACATTTGGTCGTCGGGTCCAACGAGCCACTCTAGAGGCTGGCTTGCGCTTGATATCGATGTCTAATCCGCCGCCAGAGCGGTACGCTGCCGTGTTCGGCTTCTGTCTCTTCTTCGAATCCCGTGATGCCATCATTGGCCGCCTGAGCCTAGCTCTTACTCGGTCACGGCAGGAGGGCCTAAGCCATTGGAGAGCTCCCTTCACCAACCTCGGAGGCGCGGGCACCTTCTTCCTCGATAAGTCTAGCGGTGTGCCGTCGGCGGATGGTTCGGATGACGGATTGTTGCCTATCGGGAATCAGGGCACCCGCGAATATTTTCGACCAGCGGAAATGACTGGCTTCTCCATGGGTCCTTTCGGTGCCGAAGTCGAAGAAACTCGTGACGAACGGCTAGATCATCGTATGCGCATGCTGTATCCAGGATTTGAGGGCAACTTCTTCGACGCGGATGAGGTTGAAACGTATCTGCGTCACATCGGGATCACCATACCGCAGAGTGCCGAtttcgtcgaggccgagataAATGTCGACGAGCTACAAGATGACACAGCACCAATTCCGAGGCAATCTTTGTCTCGTGAACCTAGTGCATTCGGCAACGCAAGCATGTTTTCATCTGAGTCTGGTTACGGGAGCGTCGACAGTGGATCCGCCGGACCTGGGACCTGGGGAAACAACAGCCCCAGATCAGTCCACCATGGTTTGTCTGCAGCGGATATACAAGCAACCACGCGACCCATGTCGACCATCCTCCATAATAACGTGACGACCGGCGCCATGGATTTTCCACATGGCCTCACCTCCTTCATCTGCCCTCCGGGTCTGGAAGGAATGTGgcagccgacgccggcctggtcGAGAGCCAAGATTACGGTGGATGTGAATATGCTGGTGAAAGGTAGGGCAAACTCGTGCGGTTAA